A stretch of Fusobacterium sp. DNA encodes these proteins:
- the prmC gene encoding peptide chain release factor N(5)-glutamine methyltransferase, which produces MKLLEILNFSKEYLQKYSFSKPRLESEKVISNVLKLDRISLYAYFDMKLSSEQKEKVKTYLKEMARKRIGFDELLKSEDIKVEIVSYRNENLELLNKSAEYLKKYGVTSPKLDAEYIFAHILGVNRLTLTLNFNKKIEEEDKEKIREYLKSRGKNRKPLQYLLGEWEFYGYPFKVDERVLIPRNDTEILVEQCKLILNELDEPKVLDIGTGSGAIAVTLGKECPNSTIIGADISEGALKVAELNRELNKAENVKFMKSDVFSSFKDMKFDFIISNPPYISLEEYNELMPEVLNYEPSSALTDNGNGYYFYSKISKEASDYLNRGGFLAFEVGYNQAEAVKELMAENGFDIFAVVKDYGGIDRVVIGKKSGDK; this is translated from the coding sequence ATGAAATTACTTGAGATATTGAATTTTTCAAAAGAGTATTTACAAAAATACTCTTTTTCAAAACCACGTCTTGAAAGTGAAAAAGTTATATCTAATGTTTTAAAGCTGGATAGAATATCATTGTATGCTTATTTTGATATGAAACTTTCTTCTGAGCAGAAAGAGAAAGTAAAAACATATCTTAAAGAAATGGCTAGAAAAAGAATTGGGTTTGATGAGCTTTTAAAAAGTGAAGATATCAAAGTTGAAATTGTAAGTTATAGAAATGAGAATTTAGAACTTCTTAATAAATCAGCAGAGTATTTGAAAAAATATGGAGTAACCAGCCCAAAACTAGATGCTGAATATATATTTGCTCATATACTAGGGGTAAATAGGCTGACATTAACTCTAAATTTTAATAAAAAGATAGAGGAAGAAGATAAAGAAAAAATAAGAGAATATCTAAAATCTAGAGGTAAAAATAGAAAACCTCTTCAATATTTGCTTGGAGAATGGGAATTTTATGGATATCCTTTTAAAGTAGACGAAAGAGTACTTATACCAAGGAATGATACAGAAATATTAGTAGAACAGTGCAAGCTTATTTTGAATGAACTTGATGAACCTAAAGTTTTGGATATAGGAACTGGAAGTGGAGCGATAGCAGTGACTTTGGGAAAAGAATGTCCTAACAGCACCATAATTGGAGCTGATATAAGTGAAGGAGCTTTAAAAGTAGCTGAACTAAACAGAGAATTAAATAAAGCAGAGAATGTGAAATTTATGAAATCAGATGTATTTTCATCATTTAAGGATATGAAATTTGATTTTATAATTTCAAATCCTCCTTATATATCCTTGGAAGAATATAATGAATTGATGCCAGAAGTGCTGAATTATGAACCTTCATCAGCTCTTACAGATAATGGAAATGGTTATTATTTTTATTCGAAAATATCTAAAGAGGCTTCTGACTATTTAAATAGAGGAGGATTTTTAGCATTTGAAGTTGGATATAATCAAGCTGAGGCAGTTAAAGAATTAATGGCAGAAAATGGTTTTGATATTTTTGCTGTAGTAAAAGATTATGGTGGTATAGACAGAGTAGTTATAGGAAAGAAGAGTGGTGACAAATAA
- the queA gene encoding tRNA preQ1(34) S-adenosylmethionine ribosyltransferase-isomerase QueA yields the protein MSTLLSDYDYNLPEELIGQQPREPRDHARLMLVNRKNESIEHKRFYDIIDYLNEGDILVRNSTKVIPARLFGHKETRGVLEILLIKRIDLDTWECLLKPAKKLKVGQKLYIGHGNELIGELLEIKGDGNRIIKFIYEGVFEEVLDRLGKMPLPPYIVEELKEKDRYQTVYAIKGESVAAPTAGLHFTKELLEKIEKKGIKIVDIFLEVGLGTFRPVQTENVLEHKMHEEIFEIHQEAADIINEGKRNGKRIISVGTTSTRALESAVDENGIVRAQKESTEIFIYPGYKFKVIDALITNFHLPKSTLLMLVSALSSREFMLKVYDIAVKEEYHFFSFGDAMFIY from the coding sequence ATGTCTACATTGTTAAGTGATTATGATTATAATCTGCCAGAAGAATTGATTGGTCAGCAGCCTAGAGAACCTAGAGATCATGCAAGACTTATGCTGGTAAATAGAAAAAATGAGAGTATAGAACATAAAAGATTTTATGATATAATAGATTATCTAAATGAAGGGGATATATTAGTAAGAAATTCTACAAAAGTTATTCCAGCGAGACTTTTTGGACACAAAGAAACGAGAGGAGTGCTGGAGATACTTCTTATTAAAAGAATAGACCTTGATACTTGGGAATGTCTTTTGAAGCCAGCTAAAAAGTTAAAAGTAGGGCAGAAACTTTATATTGGTCATGGAAATGAACTTATAGGTGAACTGTTAGAGATAAAGGGTGATGGAAATAGGATTATAAAATTTATATATGAAGGAGTTTTTGAAGAAGTTTTAGATAGATTAGGGAAAATGCCCCTTCCTCCATATATAGTAGAAGAATTGAAAGAAAAAGATAGATATCAAACTGTTTATGCTATCAAGGGAGAATCTGTTGCAGCACCTACAGCTGGACTTCATTTTACAAAAGAACTTTTAGAAAAAATAGAAAAAAAAGGGATAAAGATAGTAGATATATTTTTGGAAGTAGGTTTAGGAACATTCAGACCTGTACAGACTGAAAATGTATTGGAGCATAAAATGCATGAAGAAATATTTGAAATACATCAAGAAGCAGCTGATATAATTAATGAGGGAAAAAGGAATGGAAAAAGAATAATTTCAGTAGGAACTACAAGTACAAGAGCTTTAGAATCTGCTGTAGATGAAAATGGAATAGTGAGAGCTCAAAAGGAAAGTACAGAAATATTTATTTATCCTGGATATAAATTTAAAGTAATAGATGCTCTTATTACTAATTTCCATCTTCCTAAATCAACACTTCTCATGCTTGTTTCTGCACTTTCATCAAGAGAATTTATGTTGAAAGTATATGACATAGCTGTAAAAGAGGAGTATCATTTCTTTAGCTTTGGGGATGCTATGTTTATCTATTAG